A genomic segment from Alkalibacter saccharofermentans DSM 14828 encodes:
- a CDS encoding deoxycytidylate deaminase: MERPSWDEYFLDMLEVIKKRSTCMRRQVAALIVKDKRIIATGYNGAPTGIAHCGEVGCLRAQQSIPSGSRHELCRGIHAEQNAIIQSAVHGVSVKDSTIYITHSPCVLCAKMIINAGIKRIVYSGDYPDEMSASLLKEAGIVVDKSCNML, encoded by the coding sequence ATGGAAAGACCCTCTTGGGATGAGTACTTCTTGGACATGCTTGAAGTCATAAAAAAAAGGTCAACCTGCATGCGGCGTCAGGTCGCAGCTCTCATAGTCAAAGACAAGAGAATCATAGCCACCGGGTACAACGGAGCACCCACAGGAATTGCCCATTGCGGAGAGGTAGGCTGCCTTAGAGCCCAGCAATCGATTCCTTCAGGATCCAGGCACGAGCTTTGCCGAGGGATTCATGCAGAACAAAATGCCATTATACAGTCTGCGGTGCACGGTGTAAGCGTCAAAGATTCTACAATCTATATTACTCACTCTCCTTGTGTATTATGCGCCAAGATGATTATCAATGCAGGAATCAAAAGGATTGTTTATTCCGGAGATTACCCGGATGAAATGAGTGCAAGTCTTTTAAAAGAAGCAGGAATAGTGGTTGATAAAAGTTGCAACATGTTGTAA